From Acidimicrobiales bacterium, one genomic window encodes:
- a CDS encoding sulfatase-like hydrolase/transferase has product MDTTTPAEPNGADAATDREGLVGRFLIVAGLCGLAVAQPILDLLGRNPATFRINRIEPSGIVLFAVGVVVVPPLLLWAAGEAAFALNRRVGRVVHTATIGALSAMFAVLLAKGLTTATVATTLVGIAGGAAGVVAAERLPAFRSWSRLLSLTNPLLLALFLFAAPVSDTIWAGTQDAADAAVTIEELGDDPPSVIMLVFDEWATQSLLTTDGTIDSVRFPNIAAFAEDSTFYRHFSAVSPFTQSAVPALLDGLDPFGGPTWADHPNSLFSLLGGSHHPIVAESITDLCGLEKCGLRPVPPPLPQGELPETPDVVSSVVDIDTDPRWRRLLDTTVELWRDRVTPGADDTANAFDDFAEEITPATTTSTTGPTARPDPNEGITDDNADFERFFATQVFGQPDRHRLFVDALQPTDVPILGFLHLILPHQPWTIREDGSSYTVADDRSVYENDLDDPWPVAVSRQRHLLQAEYADRLLGDILRRLEEIDEYDDSIIVVVGDHGVAFEPGEPSRRVTDANLEQITYAPLFIKAPGLDAGVVDDTNVNSTDVLPTIATLLGVTVPWDVDGAPAGSPAIERRGTAKYIHSFSDAFDYEFLGIVDYDDTEAFAELLAGVPAPIGPDEDRLAGLTRDVPGADLIGATADDVFGPPSGSVSVDSVEVLRRPDPSVPLRGEISGRVLAAATDSTLLAAVNGRVVGVSRLYSRGDDDNRFVVLLPNGALEPDENTIRLALRDPDGVVTELEIEGD; this is encoded by the coding sequence ATGGACACGACGACTCCCGCCGAGCCGAACGGCGCAGACGCCGCCACCGACCGGGAAGGTCTCGTCGGCCGATTCCTCATCGTGGCCGGCCTCTGCGGGCTCGCCGTCGCCCAGCCCATCCTCGACCTCTTGGGCAGGAACCCGGCGACCTTCCGAATCAACCGGATCGAGCCGTCGGGCATCGTGCTCTTCGCCGTCGGCGTGGTCGTCGTTCCGCCGCTGCTCCTCTGGGCCGCCGGCGAAGCAGCGTTCGCCCTGAACCGTCGCGTCGGCCGCGTGGTGCACACCGCGACCATCGGTGCGCTGAGCGCCATGTTCGCCGTGCTCCTCGCGAAGGGTCTCACCACCGCGACGGTCGCGACGACCCTGGTCGGCATCGCGGGCGGCGCGGCCGGCGTCGTGGCCGCAGAGCGCCTGCCCGCGTTTCGCTCGTGGTCACGCCTCCTCAGCCTCACGAATCCGCTGTTGCTCGCGCTGTTCCTGTTCGCGGCGCCGGTGTCCGACACGATCTGGGCCGGGACCCAGGATGCCGCCGACGCCGCCGTCACGATCGAGGAGTTGGGCGACGACCCCCCTTCGGTGATCATGCTGGTCTTCGACGAGTGGGCGACCCAGTCCCTACTCACCACGGACGGGACGATCGACTCGGTCCGCTTCCCCAACATCGCGGCGTTCGCCGAGGACTCGACCTTCTACCGGCACTTCAGCGCGGTGAGTCCCTTCACCCAGAGCGCCGTGCCCGCCCTGCTCGACGGGCTCGACCCCTTCGGTGGACCCACCTGGGCCGATCATCCGAATTCACTGTTCAGCCTGCTCGGAGGGTCGCACCATCCGATCGTCGCGGAGTCGATCACCGACCTCTGCGGGCTGGAGAAATGCGGACTCCGCCCGGTTCCCCCACCCCTGCCCCAGGGCGAGCTGCCCGAGACACCTGATGTCGTGAGCAGCGTCGTCGACATCGACACGGACCCGCGCTGGAGGCGCCTCCTCGACACGACGGTCGAGTTGTGGCGGGACCGGGTGACGCCCGGCGCCGACGACACGGCGAACGCGTTCGACGACTTCGCCGAGGAGATCACGCCAGCGACCACGACCAGCACGACAGGACCCACCGCGAGGCCCGATCCCAACGAGGGGATCACCGACGACAACGCGGATTTCGAACGCTTCTTCGCGACCCAGGTGTTCGGTCAACCCGACCGGCATCGGCTGTTCGTCGACGCGCTCCAGCCGACAGACGTTCCGATCCTCGGCTTCCTCCACCTCATCCTCCCGCACCAGCCGTGGACCATCCGGGAGGACGGATCGTCCTACACCGTGGCCGACGATCGGTCGGTCTACGAGAACGATCTCGACGATCCGTGGCCGGTTGCCGTCAGCCGACAGCGTCACCTGCTCCAGGCCGAGTACGCCGATCGACTGCTCGGCGACATCCTGCGACGACTCGAGGAGATCGACGAGTACGACGACAGCATCATCGTCGTCGTGGGCGACCATGGCGTGGCGTTCGAGCCGGGCGAACCGAGCCGGCGAGTGACCGATGCGAACCTCGAGCAGATCACCTACGCCCCCTTGTTCATCAAGGCGCCGGGCCTCGATGCGGGGGTCGTCGACGATACAAACGTGAACTCCACCGACGTCCTGCCCACGATCGCGACCCTGCTGGGTGTGACCGTGCCGTGGGACGTCGACGGGGCCCCAGCGGGGTCGCCCGCGATCGAGCGCCGCGGCACGGCCAAGTACATCCATTCCTTCAGCGATGCGTTCGACTACGAGTTCCTGGGCATCGTCGACTACGACGACACCGAGGCGTTCGCCGAGCTGCTCGCCGGTGTCCCTGCACCCATCGGACCCGACGAGGACCGTCTCGCCGGCCTCACCCGCGACGTTCCCGGTGCCGACCTGATCGGCGCGACGGCCGATGACGTGTTCGGACCGCCGTCGGGGTCCGTGTCGGTCGATTCGGTCGAGGTCCTCCGACGCCCCGACCCGTCGGTGCCCCTGCGTGGGGAGATCTCGGGTCGAGTGCTCGCGGCCGCGACCGATTCGACGCTCCTCGCCGCCGTCAACGGCCGCGTCGTCGGCGTGTCCCGGCTCTACTCCCGCGGCGACGATGACAACCGCTTCGTCGTCCTCCTGCCGAACGGCGCACTGGAGCCCGACGAGAACACGATTCGTCTCGCGTTGCGAGACCCGGACGGCGTCGTCACCGAACTGGAGATCGAGGGTGACTGA
- a CDS encoding type II toxin-antitoxin system prevent-host-death family antitoxin: protein MERIGIRGLRNDVAAIVRRAGGGERIIVTVDGEPVAQLGPLEPPGAPTIDDLAAAGLVRLPGRPDHPAAPEPFGVPVDIRLASVIAELRGEAG from the coding sequence GTGGAACGGATCGGCATTCGAGGACTGCGCAACGACGTCGCCGCCATCGTGCGGCGCGCCGGCGGCGGCGAACGCATCATCGTCACCGTCGACGGCGAGCCGGTCGCCCAGTTGGGTCCGCTCGAGCCGCCGGGTGCACCCACGATCGACGACCTCGCCGCCGCCGGCCTCGTCCGGCTCCCCGGTCGGCCCGATCACCCGGCGGCGCCCGAGCCGTTCGGCGTGCCCGTCGACATCCGACTCGCCTCGGTGATCGCCGAGCTCCGAGGCGAAGCCGGATGA
- a CDS encoding type II toxin-antitoxin system VapC family toxin — protein MTLAVDPSALIARYVPGPDRGLVNATMADDPTWCASDLARTEVMLALHRVAGAEILANELWAAARADLDAFVLVPVDERCIARATELGAAYGLRTVDAIHLAAADRLPRPVRYLTLDRHQIPAAAALGFELVSPLVDERARPDR, from the coding sequence ATGACGCTCGCCGTCGACCCGTCGGCCCTGATCGCTCGCTACGTGCCGGGGCCGGACCGCGGCCTCGTCAACGCCACCATGGCCGATGACCCGACCTGGTGCGCGAGCGACCTCGCCCGCACCGAAGTGATGCTCGCGCTGCACCGTGTGGCGGGCGCGGAGATCCTCGCCAACGAGCTGTGGGCCGCGGCACGCGCCGACTTGGATGCCTTCGTGCTCGTGCCGGTCGATGAGCGATGCATCGCCCGTGCCACCGAGCTGGGGGCCGCCTACGGACTCCGCACCGTCGATGCGATCCACCTCGCCGCGGCCGACCGCCTTCCCCGCCCGGTCCGCTACCTGACCCTCGACCGGCACCAGATCCCCGCCGCCGCCGCGCTCGGGTTCGAGCTGGTCTCCCCCCTCGTCGACGAACGGGCGCGACCCGACCGATAG
- a CDS encoding SufS family cysteine desulfurase encodes MTQDPRRTLPARIKDDFPVLAQSVHGVPIVYLDSGNTSQKPQAVIDAMSHYYEADNANVHRGSYELAVRATAAIEGARAKVAAFINAPSVSEVIFTKNATESMNLIARAWGGANLGAGDAVVISEMEHHANIVPWHMLAAEKGIELRWIPVDADGHLDLTDLDRLLDGAKLLSITAMSNVLGTLNDIPRLAEAAHAAGALMAVDASQFVPHIATDVQAMGADFVVFTGHKMLGPMGIGVLWAPAEILDAMPPFLGGGEMILQVTKEGFTTNEIPWKFEAGTPMVAEAVGLGAAVDYLNALGMDNVRRHEVELTAYAMRTLTDDHGDKITIHGPAEPSERGGVLSFVYEGASGEVHPHDIAQVLDQAGVCVRAGHHCAKPLMKVLGANATSRASLYVYNDESDIDQLSAALHAADDLFSF; translated from the coding sequence ATGACCCAGGATCCTCGACGGACACTGCCGGCCCGCATCAAGGACGACTTCCCGGTTCTGGCCCAGTCGGTCCACGGGGTTCCCATCGTCTATCTCGACTCGGGCAACACGTCGCAGAAGCCGCAGGCGGTCATCGACGCGATGAGCCACTACTACGAAGCCGACAATGCCAACGTCCACCGCGGCAGCTACGAGCTGGCGGTTCGGGCGACCGCCGCGATCGAAGGGGCCAGGGCGAAGGTGGCGGCATTCATCAACGCACCATCGGTGTCCGAGGTGATCTTCACGAAGAACGCCACCGAGTCGATGAACCTCATCGCCCGAGCGTGGGGCGGTGCCAACCTCGGCGCCGGCGATGCCGTGGTCATCTCCGAGATGGAACACCACGCCAACATCGTTCCCTGGCACATGCTCGCCGCCGAGAAGGGCATCGAGTTGCGGTGGATTCCGGTCGACGCCGACGGTCATCTCGACCTGACCGACCTCGACCGCCTCCTCGACGGCGCCAAGCTCCTGTCGATCACCGCGATGTCCAACGTGCTCGGCACCCTCAACGACATCCCCCGCCTGGCCGAAGCGGCCCACGCCGCCGGCGCGCTGATGGCGGTCGACGCCAGCCAGTTCGTGCCCCACATCGCCACCGACGTGCAGGCCATGGGCGCCGACTTCGTGGTGTTCACCGGGCACAAGATGCTCGGGCCGATGGGCATCGGCGTGCTGTGGGCGCCGGCCGAGATCCTCGACGCGATGCCACCCTTCCTCGGTGGCGGCGAGATGATCCTCCAGGTCACCAAGGAGGGGTTCACCACCAACGAGATCCCGTGGAAGTTCGAGGCGGGCACACCCATGGTGGCCGAAGCCGTCGGTCTCGGGGCCGCCGTCGACTATCTCAACGCCCTGGGCATGGACAACGTCCGGCGCCACGAGGTCGAGCTCACCGCCTACGCGATGCGCACCCTCACCGACGACCACGGCGACAAGATCACCATCCACGGCCCCGCCGAGCCGTCCGAACGGGGCGGGGTGCTGTCCTTCGTCTACGAGGGCGCCTCCGGCGAGGTCCATCCGCACGACATCGCCCAGGTGCTGGATCAGGCCGGTGTCTGTGTGCGGGCCGGTCACCACTGCGCCAAGCCGCTCATGAAGGTGCTCGGTGCCAACGCCACCTCCCGAGCCTCGCTCTACGTCTACAACGACGAATCCGACATCGACCAGCTCTCGGCCGCGCTGCACGCGGCCGACGACCTGTTCTCGTTCTGA
- a CDS encoding acyl-CoA dehydrogenase family protein, translated as MNFAFSEEQEQLREFVRSFLADKSSEEAVREQMDTEKGFDDAVWNQMAEQMGLQALAIPEEYGGQGFSFVEQVVVLEEMGRALLCAPYFSSCVLAANAILQSGDDAAKAELLPGIASGETRATLAFTEESGRWDEGGITMQATGSGDSWTLDGTKMYVLDGHTANLLIVAARTDKGVSLFQVAADADGLTRTALSTMDQTRKQAKLEFSGVAATPIGDDGAGWATLETVLDLAAVALAAEQVGGAQMCLDMSVEYAKVRVQFGRPIGSFQAIKHKCADMLLEVESAKSAAYYAGWCAAEMNDELGQVASLAKSYCSEAYFHAAAENIQIHGGIGFTWEHPAHLYFKRAKSSELLFGDPTYHRELLAQRIGI; from the coding sequence ATGAACTTTGCATTCTCAGAAGAGCAAGAGCAGCTGCGGGAGTTCGTGCGCAGCTTCCTCGCCGACAAGTCGAGCGAAGAAGCGGTCCGCGAACAGATGGACACCGAGAAGGGCTTCGACGACGCCGTCTGGAATCAGATGGCCGAGCAGATGGGCCTCCAGGCCCTCGCCATTCCCGAGGAATACGGCGGGCAGGGCTTCAGCTTCGTCGAACAGGTCGTCGTGCTCGAGGAGATGGGCCGCGCCCTGCTGTGCGCCCCCTACTTCTCGAGCTGCGTGCTCGCGGCCAACGCCATCCTCCAGTCGGGGGACGACGCGGCCAAGGCCGAGCTCCTTCCGGGCATCGCGTCGGGCGAGACCCGCGCGACCCTCGCGTTCACCGAGGAGAGCGGGCGCTGGGACGAGGGCGGCATCACGATGCAGGCCACCGGCTCGGGCGACTCCTGGACACTCGACGGCACGAAGATGTACGTGCTCGACGGTCACACCGCCAACCTCCTCATCGTCGCGGCGCGCACCGACAAGGGCGTCTCGCTCTTCCAGGTCGCCGCCGACGCCGACGGCCTCACCCGCACGGCACTGTCCACGATGGACCAGACCCGCAAGCAGGCCAAGCTCGAGTTCTCGGGTGTCGCGGCCACGCCGATCGGCGACGACGGTGCCGGCTGGGCCACCCTCGAGACCGTGCTCGATCTCGCCGCGGTGGCGCTGGCCGCCGAGCAGGTCGGTGGCGCCCAGATGTGCCTCGACATGTCGGTCGAATACGCCAAGGTCCGCGTGCAGTTCGGTCGCCCGATCGGCTCGTTCCAGGCCATCAAGCACAAGTGCGCCGACATGTTGCTCGAGGTCGAGTCGGCGAAGTCCGCGGCGTACTACGCCGGCTGGTGCGCCGCTGAGATGAACGACGAACTGGGCCAGGTCGCCTCGCTCGCCAAGAGCTACTGCTCCGAGGCGTACTTCCATGCCGCAGCCGAGAACATCCAGATCCACGGTGGCATCGGCTTCACCTGGGAGCATCCCGCCCACCTGTACTTCAAGCGGGCCAAGAGCTCCGAGCTCCTCTTCGGTGACCCCACCTACCACCGCGAGCTGCTCGCCCAACGCATCGGCATCTGA